The window CGCCGCGGTGGCTACTCCGGATTGGTCGCCTGTCACGATGGGCCTGATGTTCGCGGCGTTACTGGCGCTCTACGAAGCGAGTCTGCTGTTCGCTCGCATCATACTCTCGAGGCGTATCAAGCAGAAGGAATCCTACTGAGAGGCTGTTGGCACCAGTGCACGAGATGGGAATCGTAAGCAGCATTCTGACCAGCGCCGAGGAGGCCGCCACTCGTGAAGGAGCGACTCGGATCACCGAGATCCGCATCACCGTCGGCGAGTTGACCGAGATCGTGGACTTCGCGCTGCAGTTCGCATTCGAGGCTCTGACGCCCGGTACGATCGCTGAAGGTGCCACGCTGACCGTCACCAGGTTGGGCGCGAAGTCGAGGTGTCTGGAGTGCCAGACCGAGTACGAACACGACAGATTCGAGATGCTTTGCCCCGAGTGCGGCTCATTCGCATGCGAGCTGCTGTCTGGCAAGGAACTCGAGATCAACAGCATCGAGGTGGATCCTGATACGAGTCCGGCACCTGTGTCCGATCCACCAGCAGAACCATCACAACAGGGATAAGGGAGACCATGCAGATCGACATCAGCCGTCCGATCCTGGACAAGAACGAACGCCTTGCCGCCGAGAACCGCACTATCTTCGATGAGGCCGGCATCTTCGTGCTCGACCTGATGGCCTCACCGGGGGCGGGCAAGACCTCCACGATCTTGGCGACCATAGCCGCTC is drawn from Actinomycetota bacterium and contains these coding sequences:
- the hypA gene encoding hydrogenase maturation nickel metallochaperone HypA, encoding MHEMGIVSSILTSAEEAATREGATRITEIRITVGELTEIVDFALQFAFEALTPGTIAEGATLTVTRLGAKSRCLECQTEYEHDRFEMLCPECGSFACELLSGKELEINSIEVDPDTSPAPVSDPPAEPSQQG